In the Nicotiana tabacum cultivar K326 chromosome 16, ASM71507v2, whole genome shotgun sequence genome, one interval contains:
- the LOC107783881 gene encoding LIM domain-containing protein WLIM1, producing MAFAGTTQKCMACDKTVYLVDKLTADNRIYHKACFRCHHCKGTLKLGNYNSFEGVLYCRPHFDQLFKQTGSLDKSFEGTPKIVKPHKPIDSEKPQVAKVTSMFGGTREKCFGCKKTVYPTEKVSVNGTPYHKSCFKCSHGGCVISPSNYIAHEGRLYCKHHHIQLIKEKGNLSKLEGDHETNSATTTEVTAES from the exons ATGGCATTTGCAGGAACCACACAGAAGTGCATGGCATGTGACAAAACTGTTTATCTGGTTGACAAATTAACTGCAGATAACAGAATTTATCACAAAGCTTGTTTCAGATGCCATCACTGCAAGGGCACTCTCAAG CTTGGCAACTACAATTCCTTTGAGGGAGTTCTATACTGTAGACCACACTTTGATCAGCTCTTCAAACAAACTGGCAGTTTGGATAAAAGCTTTGAAG GTACACCAAAAATTGTGAAACCGCATAAACCCATTGACAGTGAG AAACCACAGGTAGCTAAAGTGACAAGCATGTTTGGTGGAACAAGAGAGAAATGTTTTGGCTGCAAGAAAACTGTCTACCCAACAGAAAAG GTATCAGTTAATGGTACGCCATACCACAAGAGCTGCTTCAAATGTAGCCATGGGGGCTGTGTAATTAGCCCTTCTAACTATATCGCACATGAGGGGCGCCTCTACTGTAAACATCACCATATTCAACTTATCAAGGAGAAAGGCAACTTAAGCAAGCTTGAGGGTGACCATGAGACGAATTCCGCGACAACAACAGAAGTTACTGCAGAGTCATAA
- the LOC107762187 gene encoding F-box protein At3g12350-like, whose translation MAKTDEIHTISLSFTDFPEDVQLCILSFLTPLDISNFACTSKRFVSLCRDDPRLWFPMCHRKWGSKTHINKWVNNGKFSYKLLYNTLLEYENLIGFWRLSGADSDTDSPLIFFEWGPFYIAGSRVKPARNCTYGVIKSPFLWMGFNSKGEVVNYLDPEGRVELSENVMNLDDLGFGDSELIQVNVNFMGKTHVVLEENCGSAFGYSCNSPQNRGGFRKVSSSGNMREEEYGDLCGSPGSLPDRLMSEIYQYFANKTSPGGNGSSRRQRRRERERQGRKKWEPEHYVKIVNCSPTPARPLQGLWKGFCDDMTLDFFLVSYDDVGGITCRRVVELCKPFSAYAPVFWTSNTTFIESPLSSEEENIYESRIHIQPLAEAGDPCEILPSSDKGVVLRMLCMNSSYDLVIPDLAGSTVNPRQAEGRIWQYENGTFGYGFLRDNYIIDLRHIAQNGQIFDTADISSD comes from the exons ATGGCAAAAACAGATGAAATTCACACCATTTCCTTATCATTCACTGATTTCCCAGAAGATGTGCAGCTCTGTATCCTCTCTTTTCTCACTCCTTTAGATATCTCTAATTTCGCCTGCACTTCAAAGCGCTTCGTCTCTCTTTGCCGTGATGACCCAAGACTCTGGTTTCCCATGTGTCACCGCAAATGGGGATCCAAAACCCATATTAACAAATGGGTTAATAACGGTAAATTCTCATATAAGCTTCTTTACAATACCCTTTTAGAGTACGAGAATCTCATTGGCTTCTGGCGCCTCAGTGGTGCTGATTCTGATACTGATTCCCCTTTAATCTTTTTTGAGTGGGGTCCATTTTATATAGCTGGTTCAAGGGTCAAACCCGCAAGAAATTGTACTTATGGAGTGATAAAGTCGCCATTTTTATGGATGGGTTTTAACTCTAAGGGTGAAGTTGTCAATTATCTTGATCCTGAAGGGAGGGTTGAATTATCAGAAAAtgtgatgaatttagatgatttGGGTTTTGGGGATAGTGAATTGATTCAGGTGAATGTGAATTTCATGGGAAAAACTCATGTTGTTCTGGAAGAAAATTGTGGCAGTGCATTTGGGTATTCTTGTAATTCTCCACAGAATAGAGGAGGATTCAGGAAAGTTTCAAGCTCAGGGAACATGAGGGAAGAGGAGTACGGGGATTTATGCGGGTCCCCCGGGAGCTTGCCGGACAGGTTAATGTCCGAGATTTATCAGTATTTTGCGAACAAGACAAGTCCTGGTGGGAATGGGTCGTCGAGGAGGCAGAGAAGGAGGGAGAGGGAAAGGCAAGGGAGAAAGAAGTGGGAGCCTGAACATTATGTGAAAATAGTGAATTGTTCGCCTACTCCAGCCAGGCCTTTGCAGGGCTTGTGGAAG GGATTCTGTGATGacatgactttggatttcttCCTTGTCTCATATGATGATGTTGGTGGTATCACTTGCAGAAGGGTTGTGGAATTATGTAAACCTTTCTCTGCCTATGCCCCAGTATTTTGGACTTCAAATACCACATTCATTGAGTCGCCTTTATCTTCAGAAGAAGAAAACATATATGAGAGTCGCATACATATTCAGCCCCTTGCTGAAGCTGGTGACCCATGTGAGATTCTGCCTAGTTCTGATAAGGGAGTTGTTTTGCGCATGCTTTGCATGAACTCAAGCTACGACTTGGTTATTCCTGATTTGGCAGGAAGCACTGTAAATCCTAGGCAGGCGGAGGGAAGGATTTGGCAGTATGAAAATGGGACATTTGGATACGGGTTTCTGCGAGACAATTACATTATAGACTTGAGGCATATTGCTCAAAATGGTCAGATATTTGACACAGCAGATATTTCTAGTGATTGA